The following are encoded in a window of Bacillus sp. SORGH_AS_0510 genomic DNA:
- a CDS encoding phosphate ABC transporter substrate-binding protein — protein sequence MKSLKKLSLFSILAAVMIMMAACGGGADTNKKDETAGGNKDLSGSLVISGSSAMQPLVAAAAEEFMADNPKVDIQVNAGGSGTGLSQVAEGSVQIGNSDVFAEEKEGIPADKLVDHKVAVVGITAAVNPKVGIKDISKEDLIKVFTGKVTNWKEVGGKDQKIVLVNRPDSSGTRAVFNKFGLDGATPAEGITEDSSNTVKKIINETDGAVGYLAFSYFTDDTVTPLSIDGVKPTDENVQSGKFPIWAYEHSYTNGEPDGLAKAFLDYLMSDDIQNNLLKEQGYLPVTKMKVERDAKGNQKNL from the coding sequence ATGAAAAGCCTGAAAAAATTAAGTTTATTTTCGATCCTAGCAGCAGTAATGATTATGATGGCTGCTTGTGGAGGCGGAGCTGATACAAATAAAAAAGATGAAACAGCTGGTGGAAATAAAGACCTTTCTGGCTCACTAGTCATTTCTGGTTCATCTGCGATGCAGCCATTAGTTGCAGCTGCAGCTGAAGAGTTTATGGCAGACAATCCAAAAGTAGATATTCAAGTAAATGCTGGTGGATCTGGTACTGGATTATCTCAGGTAGCAGAAGGCTCTGTACAAATTGGTAACTCTGACGTTTTTGCGGAAGAAAAAGAAGGAATTCCTGCTGACAAGCTTGTTGATCATAAAGTAGCTGTTGTTGGAATCACTGCAGCGGTTAACCCTAAAGTAGGTATTAAAGATATTTCAAAAGAAGATTTAATTAAAGTGTTTACTGGAAAAGTAACAAACTGGAAAGAAGTTGGCGGTAAAGATCAAAAAATCGTATTAGTAAACCGTCCTGATTCATCTGGTACTCGTGCAGTTTTTAATAAATTTGGTTTAGATGGTGCAACACCTGCAGAAGGAATTACAGAAGATTCTTCAAATACAGTTAAGAAAATTATCAATGAAACAGATGGCGCAGTTGGATATCTTGCTTTCTCTTACTTCACTGATGATACTGTTACACCACTTTCAATCGACGGAGTAAAACCCACTGATGAGAACGTTCAATCAGGTAAATTCCCAATTTGGGCATATGAGCATTCATATACAAATGGTGAGCCTGATGGCCTTGCAAAAGCGTTCCTTGACTATTTAATGTCAGATGATATTCAAAATAATTTATTAAAAGAACAAGGATACCTTCCTGTTACTAAGATGAAGGTTGAACGTGATGCAAAAGGAAACCAGAAGAACTTATAA
- the pstC gene encoding phosphate ABC transporter permease subunit PstC: MGKTIPASERLLKSKKSLMNGELRGKVIVLLCAVIMISATIAITVFLGTKGLQSFIKNGVSAIEFITSSHWNPTNKANPEYGALPFIFGSFAVTFLSALVAAPLGIGGAIFMTEIAPSWGRKILQPVIELLVGIPSVVYGFIGLTVLVPFIRENVGGLGFSLLSGTIVLSIMILPTVTTIATDAMSSIPKNLREGSYALGATRWQTIRKVLIPAALPTLLTAIVLGMARAFGEALAVQMVIGNVRDLPTSLLDASATLTTIITLNMGHTTYGSVENNTLWSMGLILLIMSFAFILLIRYLSSRRKM; encoded by the coding sequence ATGGGAAAAACAATTCCTGCAAGTGAGAGATTATTAAAATCAAAAAAGAGTTTAATGAATGGGGAACTAAGGGGTAAGGTTATAGTTCTTCTATGTGCTGTTATTATGATTTCAGCTACTATTGCTATTACAGTTTTCTTAGGTACAAAAGGATTACAATCCTTTATTAAAAATGGTGTCAGTGCGATTGAGTTTATAACTAGTTCACACTGGAATCCAACAAATAAAGCAAATCCTGAATATGGCGCCTTACCATTTATTTTTGGCTCCTTTGCAGTTACTTTCTTGTCTGCACTGGTTGCTGCTCCTTTAGGTATTGGTGGAGCTATATTTATGACTGAAATTGCACCATCGTGGGGGAGAAAAATTCTTCAGCCCGTCATAGAACTATTAGTCGGTATTCCTTCTGTAGTCTATGGGTTCATCGGACTAACAGTACTAGTTCCTTTTATTAGGGAGAATGTAGGGGGACTAGGTTTCAGCTTACTTTCCGGAACTATTGTACTTTCTATCATGATTTTGCCCACAGTAACTACCATTGCTACAGATGCAATGAGTTCTATACCAAAAAATCTTCGTGAAGGTTCCTATGCGTTAGGTGCCACTCGTTGGCAGACAATCCGTAAGGTATTAATACCAGCAGCGTTACCTACACTTCTGACGGCAATCGTGTTAGGTATGGCTAGAGCTTTTGGTGAAGCACTTGCCGTGCAAATGGTGATTGGTAACGTAAGAGATCTGCCAACAAGCTTATTAGACGCATCAGCCACTTTAACGACAATTATTACTCTGAACATGGGACATACAACCTATGGAAGTGTAGAGAATAATACCCTTTGGTCAATGGGCTTAATTTTATTAATAATGTCGTTTGCGTTTATTCTCCTTATTCGCTATCTCTCTTCTAGGAGGAAAATGTAA
- the pstA gene encoding phosphate ABC transporter permease PstA has product MNSKTADRIATGVFIAIAIIIVSILVGLFYYILVNGLKHISLDFLTTPSSNVRAGGGIRDQLFNSFYILFITMLIAVPLGVGGGIYMAEYAKPGKVTDIIRSCIEVLASLPSIVIGMFGLLMFVNVTGWGYTILGGALALTVFNLPVIVRVSEDAIRSVPRDLKEASLALGITHWHTIKTVLLPSAFPSILTGAILASGRVFGEAAALLFTAGLSTPRLDYANWNPFSDQSPLNIFRPAETLAVHIWSVNTQGLIPDVEEVSNGSAAVLVISVLIFNLLARWIGSLIHKKITATK; this is encoded by the coding sequence ATGAACAGCAAAACTGCGGATCGTATTGCAACAGGGGTCTTTATTGCGATTGCTATTATTATTGTTTCTATATTAGTTGGACTCTTTTATTATATTTTAGTTAATGGCCTTAAACATATTTCTTTAGATTTCTTAACTACACCATCTAGCAATGTACGAGCAGGCGGTGGGATTCGAGATCAACTTTTTAATTCTTTCTATATCTTGTTTATTACAATGCTAATTGCCGTTCCTCTTGGTGTGGGCGGTGGAATATATATGGCTGAATATGCGAAGCCAGGGAAAGTTACAGATATTATTCGTTCTTGTATTGAGGTTTTAGCATCCCTTCCATCGATCGTCATCGGGATGTTTGGTTTATTAATGTTCGTCAATGTCACTGGTTGGGGCTATACCATTCTAGGTGGTGCCTTGGCACTGACGGTATTTAATTTACCAGTCATTGTAAGGGTAAGTGAGGATGCCATTCGCTCGGTACCTCGTGACCTGAAAGAGGCGAGTCTTGCTCTTGGGATTACTCATTGGCATACGATTAAGACTGTATTGTTGCCAAGTGCATTCCCGTCCATCTTAACAGGTGCAATTCTTGCATCAGGACGTGTATTTGGTGAAGCAGCTGCATTGTTATTTACGGCAGGACTTTCTACACCGAGGTTAGATTATGCAAATTGGAATCCATTTTCCGACCAATCACCATTAAATATTTTCCGTCCTGCGGAAACATTGGCTGTTCACATTTGGTCAGTAAACACTCAAGGGTTAATTCCAGACGTTGAAGAAGTTTCTAATGGATCGGCTGCAGTTTTAGTTATTTCTGTACTAATATTTAATTTATTAGCCCGGTGGATTGGTAGTTTGATTCATAAGAAAATCACAGCCACTAAATAA
- the pstB gene encoding phosphate ABC transporter ATP-binding protein PstB, with amino-acid sequence MENKPTEQAIQSNSQIPKENILKVKNLEIFYGEKRAVNGISMNIEKNGVTALIGPSGCGKSTFLRSINRMNDLIPGARAQGEILYEDINILSDNVNVVALRKEIGMVFQKPNPFPKSIYENITHALKFAGITKKKELDKIVEESLQKAALWDEVKDRLHKSAFSLSGGQQQRLCIARTIAMKPTVMLLDEPSSALDPISNAKVEDLIVDLKKDYSIIIVTHNMQQASRISDKTAFFLNGDLVEYDNTETIFTNPSVKKTEEYISGRFG; translated from the coding sequence ATGGAAAATAAACCAACTGAACAAGCTATTCAGTCGAATAGTCAAATACCAAAAGAAAATATTTTGAAGGTTAAAAATCTAGAGATATTTTACGGAGAAAAGCGTGCCGTAAATGGAATATCAATGAACATAGAAAAGAATGGGGTAACTGCACTTATTGGTCCATCCGGCTGTGGGAAATCAACCTTTCTGAGAAGTATAAATCGGATGAATGACCTAATCCCTGGCGCTAGGGCACAAGGTGAGATCCTTTATGAAGATATTAATATATTGTCTGATAACGTAAATGTAGTAGCCCTACGGAAAGAAATAGGAATGGTTTTCCAGAAGCCGAACCCATTTCCTAAGTCGATATACGAAAATATTACGCATGCCCTTAAATTTGCAGGGATAACAAAGAAAAAAGAGCTTGATAAAATTGTCGAGGAGAGTTTGCAAAAAGCAGCACTATGGGATGAAGTAAAAGATCGACTTCATAAATCAGCATTCTCTCTATCTGGAGGTCAGCAGCAACGTCTGTGTATCGCAAGGACAATCGCAATGAAACCGACTGTTATGCTTTTAGATGAACCTTCCTCAGCATTAGATCCGATTTCTAATGCTAAGGTTGAGGATTTAATTGTTGATTTAAAGAAGGATTATTCAATTATTATTGTCACTCACAATATGCAACAAGCATCTCGTATATCTGATAAAACGGCCTTCTTTTTAAATGGAGATTTGGTCGAGTATGATAATACGGAAACAATCTTTACAAATCCATCTGTTAAAAAGACCGAAGAATATATTTCTGGAAGGTTTGGATAG
- the pstB gene encoding phosphate ABC transporter ATP-binding protein PstB, whose amino-acid sequence MGVAIPTLTREVFDVKDLNLWYGEHHALKNINFPIKKKEVTAIIGPSGCGKSTFIKTLNLMINMIPNVKMTGEINYDGQNILDEKMDLVELRKHVGMVFQKGNPFPQSIYDNIAYGPRIHGMKKKVHLDEIVTKSLMDVALWDEVKDRLHAPALGLSGGQQQRLCIARALATKPEVLLMDEPTSALDPISTLKIEELILELKEKYTIVIVTHNMQQAARVSDKTAFFLMGELIELDSTSSIFSNPKDSRTEGYITGRFG is encoded by the coding sequence ATCGGTGTGGCAATTCCAACATTGACTAGAGAAGTTTTTGATGTGAAGGATCTTAACCTATGGTATGGAGAACACCATGCGTTAAAGAATATTAACTTTCCTATAAAGAAAAAAGAAGTGACAGCTATTATCGGTCCATCCGGTTGTGGAAAATCAACGTTTATTAAAACCCTGAATTTGATGATTAATATGATCCCTAATGTAAAAATGACAGGTGAAATTAATTATGACGGACAAAATATTTTAGATGAAAAGATGGACCTAGTTGAATTGCGTAAACATGTGGGTATGGTCTTTCAGAAAGGAAATCCATTTCCACAATCCATTTATGATAATATTGCCTATGGTCCTAGAATTCATGGCATGAAAAAGAAGGTTCATTTAGACGAGATTGTCACAAAATCATTAATGGACGTAGCATTATGGGATGAAGTAAAGGATCGTTTACATGCACCTGCTTTAGGACTTTCAGGTGGACAACAGCAGAGACTTTGTATAGCAAGAGCACTTGCGACTAAGCCAGAAGTGTTGTTAATGGATGAACCAACTTCTGCACTTGATCCCATTTCTACCTTAAAAATAGAGGAATTAATTCTAGAATTGAAAGAAAAATATACAATTGTAATTGTAACCCATAACATGCAGCAAGCAGCAAGGGTTTCAGATAAAACGGCCTTCTTCCTAATGGGAGAATTAATTGAATTAGATTCAACATCTTCTATTTTTTCAAATCCAAAGGATTCACGTACAGAAGGCTATATTACAGGAAGATTCGGATGA
- the phoU gene encoding phosphate signaling complex protein PhoU gives MSTRSNFDNNLKQLKEMLLQMADKAEFAIKEAMIALINQDLEKAKLVIDGDNEIDDLEHEINDKALLLIARESPVATDLRQINVALKVSSEVERMADMAVNIAKSALHIGNEKHIKEIVDIPRMMEMSLDMVADSLKAFYSEDVTLAMSCAERDDQVDQLFGSLIQELLSYIPKNPNSTNQIIQLAFVCRFIERIADHSTNIAENVIYLVTGKRIDLNA, from the coding sequence ATGAGTACAAGGTCGAATTTTGATAATAATTTAAAGCAACTAAAAGAAATGCTTTTACAAATGGCGGATAAAGCGGAGTTTGCCATAAAGGAAGCGATGATTGCCCTAATTAACCAAGACTTAGAAAAGGCTAAGCTTGTTATTGATGGGGATAATGAAATTGACGACTTAGAACATGAAATCAATGATAAAGCATTATTGCTAATTGCCAGAGAATCGCCTGTAGCAACAGATTTAAGGCAAATTAATGTGGCCCTAAAAGTATCTTCTGAGGTAGAACGGATGGCTGATATGGCTGTGAATATTGCTAAATCTGCCCTTCATATTGGAAATGAAAAGCATATTAAAGAGATTGTTGATATTCCAAGGATGATGGAAATGTCTCTAGACATGGTAGCCGATTCTTTAAAAGCCTTTTACTCTGAGGATGTTACCCTTGCGATGAGTTGCGCTGAAAGAGACGACCAGGTGGATCAACTCTTTGGTAGCTTAATCCAAGAACTTTTAAGTTATATTCCTAAGAATCCCAACTCAACCAACCAAATTATTCAATTAGCATTTGTATGTAGATTTATCGAAAGAATTGCTGACCACTCAACAAATATTGCAGAAAATGTAATCTATCTAGTAACCGGAAAACGAATCGATCTAAATGCCTAA
- a CDS encoding insertion element protein, with translation MTKIKRLATTNDHICLIDPNIPPTEMKQRAADYDTLSDKKMKTTYINFAFRPVRFHWKNKTYEIQLNYCSNPFCKNFNQPQISYNVGKIKRYKMTGKEEDRTINCVPDATDISGVPTLGCYTKTFSNWSLATEIERLIRINSIVPLEPNYEFHKDDCLINDTYFDNPKAFYKRGKASSNAQIIQCKSCGKHTNLLPNKSQSTTYMQKRNDILPTFAEHLINRVPVSSTCKILGIGRSTYYSKLEWLYRCCLEFLETHESKQFTKMTFPRIWLNTDMMMYHLNNVRKKGQPRTKGTVSEKQLPTQIVVSTDSQSRYVFRADVAYDWEIDFKQLEQDTENYKDDHLPVELRKNAKYTKYSYYPIEPTPNDTQSQTEYYLEMKELQLRSKYVDGLHINHTYTAIAQMFLIKDMVKTGKWRVVSDDDMVLKSAVKKAFSVEIQQGKLHHFVNTFDKTLSREAAFQEYIDSNKYLRNWAEDNFLSEQSDYEVAVEYLKRRLAVHKFYETKTAPDGTNYSVHKSNKIEHPIAMADRGSRYIDVLTDTSKLSNEHLARLIVRANDNAVNAFLQEIRRSLSILERPLVTSRGDGKSYIYSNFNPKYAQMAITILRTYYNFCQPFKAYGDELTPAQRIGIANRVYSWRDIIYKR, from the coding sequence ATGACTAAAATAAAACGTCTAGCGACCACAAACGACCATATATGCCTCATTGACCCAAACATCCCACCTACAGAAATGAAACAGCGGGCAGCAGACTATGACACTCTTTCCGACAAGAAAATGAAGACAACCTACATTAATTTCGCCTTTCGCCCTGTTCGCTTCCATTGGAAAAATAAAACGTATGAAATTCAACTGAATTATTGTTCCAACCCATTTTGCAAAAATTTTAATCAGCCACAGATAAGCTACAATGTTGGAAAAATCAAAAGATATAAAATGACCGGAAAAGAAGAAGACCGAACAATCAATTGCGTTCCTGACGCAACAGATATAAGCGGTGTTCCAACTTTGGGGTGTTACACGAAGACCTTTTCTAATTGGTCTTTGGCAACTGAGATTGAACGTTTGATTCGGATTAACTCAATTGTCCCTCTTGAACCTAATTACGAGTTCCATAAAGATGACTGTTTAATCAACGATACCTATTTTGATAACCCAAAGGCTTTTTACAAGCGAGGGAAAGCCAGTTCCAATGCTCAAATTATCCAATGCAAATCGTGTGGAAAACACACAAATCTTTTACCAAACAAATCACAATCAACTACCTATATGCAGAAGCGAAATGATATTTTGCCTACTTTTGCCGAACATTTGATAAATCGGGTTCCTGTTTCAAGCACCTGTAAAATCTTAGGGATTGGAAGAAGTACATATTACAGTAAATTGGAGTGGCTCTATCGTTGTTGTTTAGAATTTCTAGAAACACACGAATCAAAACAATTTACCAAGATGACATTCCCTCGTATCTGGTTAAACACAGATATGATGATGTATCACCTTAATAATGTGCGGAAAAAGGGACAACCAAGGACAAAAGGCACCGTCTCGGAAAAACAACTGCCAACACAAATTGTGGTATCTACTGATTCACAATCTCGTTATGTGTTCCGAGCCGACGTAGCTTATGATTGGGAAATTGATTTCAAACAATTGGAGCAGGATACGGAAAACTATAAAGATGACCATTTACCTGTTGAGCTAAGAAAGAATGCTAAATACACAAAGTATTCCTATTACCCAATAGAGCCAACTCCAAATGATACCCAAAGCCAAACCGAATACTACCTTGAGATGAAAGAACTACAACTAAGAAGTAAATATGTAGATGGATTACACATCAATCACACCTATACTGCGATAGCTCAAATGTTCCTTATTAAAGATATGGTAAAAACGGGAAAGTGGCGTGTGGTCAGCGACGACGATATGGTTTTGAAATCGGCAGTAAAAAAGGCTTTCTCGGTTGAGATTCAACAAGGCAAATTGCATCATTTTGTAAATACCTTCGATAAAACACTTTCAAGGGAAGCTGCGTTCCAGGAATATATCGATTCAAATAAGTATCTAAGAAATTGGGCGGAGGACAATTTCTTATCGGAACAATCCGACTATGAGGTAGCCGTAGAATATTTGAAAAGAAGACTAGCTGTTCACAAGTTTTATGAAACAAAAACTGCACCTGACGGAACTAATTATTCTGTCCATAAATCGAATAAGATTGAACACCCTATTGCGATGGCGGACCGTGGGAGTCGTTACATTGATGTTCTTACCGATACCTCAAAGCTATCAAATGAGCATTTAGCAAGACTTATTGTAAGAGCCAATGACAATGCGGTAAATGCCTTCTTGCAAGAAATCAGACGCAGCTTATCAATTCTGGAACGTCCTTTGGTGACTTCGAGGGGAGATGGCAAATCATATATCTACAGCAATTTCAATCCTAAATATGCTCAAATGGCAATCACGATACTAAGAACTTACTACAACTTTTGTCAGCCTTTTAAAGCCTACGGGGATGAACTGACACCTGCACAAAGAATCGGCATCGCAAATCGGGTCTATAGTTGGAGAGATATTATTTACAAACGGTAG
- a CDS encoding DUF4912 domain-containing protein, producing MIEQIIKLRGDGLSFRKIAAELNTTVGKVQYRWNKWMDDLNESKAIDPATTGKSSPNSQTTPEQIPHKGELKANLVSPRKIILFWEVSELPNKIIGHYFNKNLKDYAAVIRIFDVTNVIFNGKNAHHFYEIPASYQSGHWVIKGLIPNRSYLAELGIYFSETEFFPLLRSNCVQTPTLQVTNGFEGNSEAILKVQEYEEMPPKWTEHVSTYSYYMENPINLEEENE from the coding sequence ATGATCGAACAAATTATTAAATTACGAGGGGACGGGCTATCGTTTCGAAAAATTGCTGCTGAACTAAATACCACTGTTGGAAAGGTTCAATATAGATGGAATAAATGGATGGACGACTTAAATGAATCAAAAGCTATAGATCCAGCGACCACGGGAAAATCTTCCCCGAATAGCCAAACAACTCCCGAGCAAATTCCTCATAAGGGTGAGTTAAAGGCAAATCTCGTTTCTCCTCGAAAAATTATTCTTTTCTGGGAAGTTTCCGAATTACCAAACAAAATTATTGGGCATTATTTCAATAAGAATCTTAAGGATTATGCAGCGGTTATCAGGATATTTGACGTGACAAATGTTATTTTTAACGGTAAAAATGCACATCATTTTTATGAAATACCTGCATCCTATCAAAGTGGACATTGGGTGATAAAAGGATTAATACCTAATCGAAGTTATTTGGCGGAGTTAGGAATTTACTTTTCAGAGACTGAATTTTTCCCTCTACTTCGGTCCAATTGTGTTCAAACCCCTACCTTACAAGTAACCAATGGTTTTGAGGGGAATTCAGAAGCAATCTTGAAAGTCCAAGAATATGAAGAGATGCCGCCAAAATGGACAGAACATGTAAGTACCTATAGTTATTATATGGAAAATCCTATTAACTTGGAGGAAGAAAATGAATAA
- a CDS encoding glycosyltransferase family 4 protein — MNKTFSQQGGINCNPVERWNLKILMLCWEYPPNIVGGLSRHVAGLSMELAMLGHEVHVLTAGMDKLSAYENMNGVHVHRVQPINNRDEQFFNWIAGLNLAMAFKAERLAEEIPFDFIHAHDWLVGAAAITLNETLSIPLVTTIHATEHGRNNGIHNQMQQFVHEKEQQLIAKSNHIIVCSDYMKDDLLSIFKANEAQISVIPNGVEPVRPAPPARVTFPEFHNKKYIFSLGRIVKEKGFETLIKAAEISKVDGLDYLFVVAGKGPMLETYRQQISAKKLESHIKFIGYISDEQRNSLIQESVLAVIPSLYEPFGIVALETMGFGKPTIVSNTGGMKGIVKHLQTGILTAPGDARRLLEQIDFLIKNPKKAQEIGEKGRQIVLSLYSWKRIASETNRVMEDLLLNVRVGKNEKEEQKIIRK, encoded by the coding sequence ATGAATAAGACATTTTCTCAACAAGGTGGCATTAATTGTAATCCAGTGGAACGGTGGAATTTAAAAATACTAATGCTTTGCTGGGAGTATCCACCTAATATTGTGGGGGGGCTCTCACGACATGTGGCCGGTTTATCTATGGAGTTAGCAATGTTAGGCCATGAAGTTCATGTATTAACCGCGGGTATGGATAAACTCTCAGCATATGAAAACATGAACGGAGTACATGTCCATCGTGTGCAGCCCATTAATAACCGGGACGAGCAATTTTTTAATTGGATTGCCGGTTTAAATCTAGCCATGGCCTTTAAGGCTGAGAGATTGGCAGAAGAAATTCCTTTTGATTTCATTCATGCGCATGATTGGCTCGTAGGGGCAGCTGCCATTACTTTAAATGAAACATTAAGTATACCATTAGTAACTACCATTCATGCTACAGAACATGGAAGGAATAATGGCATACATAATCAAATGCAACAGTTTGTTCATGAGAAGGAGCAGCAATTAATTGCAAAATCAAATCATATTATTGTTTGTAGTGACTATATGAAAGATGATTTACTGTCTATTTTTAAAGCAAATGAAGCTCAGATTTCAGTTATTCCAAATGGGGTAGAACCTGTTAGACCAGCACCCCCCGCTAGGGTGACATTTCCTGAATTTCACAATAAAAAATATATATTTTCTCTAGGAAGAATTGTAAAAGAAAAGGGTTTTGAAACCCTTATAAAAGCAGCAGAGATTAGTAAAGTGGATGGACTGGACTATTTGTTTGTTGTTGCCGGAAAAGGACCTATGTTAGAAACCTATCGCCAGCAAATATCTGCTAAGAAACTAGAGTCACATATTAAATTTATTGGCTACATTTCTGATGAGCAAAGGAATTCTTTAATACAAGAAAGTGTCTTGGCCGTTATTCCAAGCCTGTACGAGCCTTTTGGTATTGTTGCCTTGGAAACAATGGGATTCGGGAAACCAACGATCGTTTCAAATACTGGGGGTATGAAAGGGATAGTAAAACATCTCCAAACAGGTATACTAACAGCCCCAGGAGATGCCCGGCGTCTTTTAGAACAAATTGATTTTCTAATAAAGAATCCTAAGAAGGCACAAGAAATAGGTGAAAAGGGAAGACAAATTGTATTGAGTTTATACAGTTGGAAACGAATTGCATCAGAAACAAACAGAGTAATGGAAGATTTGTTGTTGAATGTTCGTGTGGGGAAGAATGAGAAGGAAGAACAGAAAATAATTCGTAAATAA
- the rpmG gene encoding 50S ribosomal protein L33: MRVNITLACTECGDRNYISTKNKRNNPDRLELKKYCPREKRTTAHRETK, translated from the coding sequence ATGCGTGTAAATATTACGTTAGCTTGCACTGAGTGTGGAGACCGTAACTATATTTCAACAAAAAATAAACGTAACAACCCAGACCGTCTTGAGCTTAAGAAATATTGCCCAAGAGAAAAGCGTACAACAGCACACCGTGAAACAAAATAA
- a CDS encoding 5-formyltetrahydrofolate cyclo-ligase, with product MHDKQSLRKRIKVSLSELTIPLYEDYSYKIANQLFEDDDWKVAKIIGITISKRPEVDTYQIIRKAWELGKQVVVPKCYPEEKKLVFRTLKEFSQLESVFYGLLEPIEERTDKVEANEIDLLIVPGLAYTREGYRVGFGGGYYDRFLTNYYGKTLSLAFNNQIVEQFDMERHDLPVSKIITNHEVIHII from the coding sequence ATGCATGATAAACAATCATTACGAAAAAGAATTAAAGTTTCTCTCTCCGAACTAACAATCCCCCTTTATGAAGACTATTCCTATAAGATTGCCAACCAGTTGTTTGAAGACGATGATTGGAAGGTTGCAAAGATCATTGGCATTACGATCTCGAAGCGGCCTGAAGTAGATACATATCAGATTATCCGTAAGGCCTGGGAACTAGGAAAACAAGTGGTTGTACCTAAGTGTTACCCCGAAGAAAAAAAGCTTGTGTTCAGAACATTGAAGGAATTCTCTCAGCTGGAGTCTGTGTTTTATGGTCTACTTGAACCAATAGAAGAACGAACAGATAAGGTTGAAGCAAATGAGATTGACTTATTAATTGTACCGGGGCTTGCCTATACAAGAGAAGGATACCGTGTGGGCTTTGGCGGGGGATATTACGATCGGTTTTTGACCAACTATTATGGGAAGACGCTATCACTTGCCTTTAATAATCAAATCGTTGAACAATTTGATATGGAAAGGCACGATCTACCCGTTTCTAAAATTATTACAAATCATGAGGTTATACATATCATATGA
- a CDS encoding DUF92 domain-containing protein, with the protein MNEGFVVFIGVLITGLAGYIFKSLTVTGAIAAIITGLTVYLGFGIRGLILLGVFFTSSSLWSKYKSAAKRVIEEKLAKGATRDWRQVFANGGAAAFFSVIYYFHEDIIYLIGFVVCLASANSDTWASEIGSLSRKQPIYIRTFKRIEKGTSGAVSLLGSTAALAGSLLIAIFSYWLFQLSFVLVLLIFLCGYLGNVIDTLVGAFYQQVNKCIECGLETEKKEHCNKQTIRIKGSTIVDNDMVNFLSGVVAAVIAMVVVQLTR; encoded by the coding sequence ATGAACGAAGGGTTCGTTGTTTTTATAGGTGTTTTAATAACAGGGTTAGCGGGGTATATTTTTAAATCCTTGACTGTGACAGGCGCGATTGCAGCGATTATTACTGGGTTAACAGTTTATCTTGGATTTGGAATAAGAGGACTAATCCTTCTGGGTGTCTTTTTTACATCTTCAAGTCTATGGTCCAAATACAAAAGTGCTGCTAAAAGAGTAATTGAAGAGAAGTTAGCCAAAGGTGCGACAAGGGATTGGCGGCAAGTATTTGCCAATGGAGGGGCTGCAGCATTTTTTAGTGTTATATATTATTTCCATGAAGATATTATCTATTTAATCGGGTTTGTTGTTTGTTTGGCCAGCGCAAATTCAGACACATGGGCATCCGAAATTGGCAGCCTAAGTCGTAAGCAGCCCATTTACATACGAACTTTTAAGCGAATCGAAAAGGGCACTTCAGGTGCAGTTAGCCTGTTGGGAAGCACAGCGGCACTTGCTGGCTCGCTTCTCATAGCAATCTTTAGTTATTGGTTATTTCAATTGAGTTTCGTTTTAGTTCTTCTTATTTTTTTATGTGGCTATTTAGGGAATGTCATTGATACCCTAGTAGGAGCTTTTTATCAGCAGGTAAATAAATGCATAGAATGTGGATTAGAAACCGAGAAAAAAGAACATTGCAACAAACAAACAATTAGAATAAAGGGTTCTACAATAGTAGATAATGATATGGTGAATTTCCTTTCAGGAGTCGTAGCAGCCGTTATAGCAATGGTTGTCGTTCAATTAACAAGGTAA